ACACTCCCTGAACTAATAATTTTGAACTTATCCAATATTTTTCCTTCTATTTTAGTACCTTCGAGAAAAGCTTCATGCGAGGAAGAGTACTGGAAGAATACCTCGACGGAGAGGAGCTGTCGCCCTCCAGCGGGCATGAgttgaaggaatttttcaagtagatcttgaaGCTTCTCACTCTCTACTACTTAACAGCGTACTTTACAACTCATGTCTACATCCGTATTAGCTGATATACAAAGAAGAGAAAAACAAAGGTTGCAATGATATTCAAATTTCAACACTGTAACATAAagtaattttatcaaaaaatggTATGGTAAAACAAGGTAACAATTTCGCATTCGCAACAGAATACAAAGTTATAAAAGTAAACATTAGAGATATGAGTAATAATGTAAAAACAAAACTATTAGCATTCAGCGATTGTTAGAACACGAATTCATACGTGAACGTACACGCAACATGCATACAATTCTCTCTCTATGGTTATCTTGTTTGGATTATTGTATCTCAAGACCCGTATGAACAAACGAATAAACTGAGTAATGTTAGATATTCGATTTGAATCCAAGTAATAAAGATTAACGCCGTATTACCTACAAACAAAACACGGATTAATTGCAATTCTTGAATAATACGGCAATTGCGGACAATTGCAATTCTCGAAACCCAGAATACAAAGAAAAAGCTGCAAATGTActgtttaatttaaattaaattaaattgtaaAAGTGGAATAaaactgaaaacttttaaaGTTATCAATGTGAAAGAACGACAAGTTAAAATCGGTTGTGGACTGTATGCATAGATGGTGAAAGAAATCCTTCATGTTAATCTTTTCTGTAATGAAAATTAACAACAACACTACTGTTTACGTACAAAAaactgatttattcattttcaacTCTCACTCTACTTTGGTATCAAAATTCTCTGAGAGCACAATTGTCTCTCAGAGCGAAAGTCAGAATGTCTCTGTTTGTGTTATTTGGATCGTCCATAAATGAAGCCATCCACGTGCTCACTGCTTCGTACTGTTGTTGGATAAAAACTAGGAATGCTCAACATTCTTCACGTTAACAATTAGTTCGTATTGAAAATAGAAGCATTGTTACGTCATTCACGACGTCCGACAACCGACaagtaaataaaaacatacatCACTGATTGAATTGCATCCCGACCAGTTAGCAACCATGACTGGATTCACTTTGGCCATCTTTAAGCCGCATCTGCTGAAAAATCCGGTGGCATACGGTGCGGTGCAGCGACtaatcgagtccagtggaatTCGGATCGTGACGAGAAAGCAGGTCCATCTTACGCAACCGGAAGCGGAACAATTTTATCAGGACCATCGCGGGAAGTTTTTCTACGGGAGATTGATTTCGTTGATGACAAGGTAGGGAGTATAGAATGAATACTCATTAGTTAGTAGGTAGGTAGGAATGCAccgtgttaatttttttttatttcgggtGTATATTTTAGTGGGCCACTTGAGGTGTTGGTGCTATCGGGCGATAATGTGATATCGAGATGGCGAGCGTTGATGGGTCCGACCAAAGTGTTCAAAGCGGTGTATTCCAATCCGGATTGCATACGGAGCATGTATGGATTAACCGACACAAGGAATGCCAGCCATGGATCTGGTAAGTTTATTTAATATGTTAGTTAACGATTATTTATGAAGTTGGACTCATTTGCCAATATTTCAAAGGCTGAATGTTGAAATGCTTAGTTTGGTAGGCTTTAAGCGCGATGTTTTTTCTGCAACACCGTGAGTTCGCTAGTATTCCTCAAAATTCTAATTAGGCCGGAACAAAAATAAAGTTTTCTTCATTggaactaatgaaaaattccaTGGAGGggctaattttattatttttacaaaatacaaaaaaaaatcgtttccgCTTGACAATCGACCCAACCAAATATACTGTACGCAAGTTGGTTTGCCAGGCCGCTATTTCCACATATTTATTAACGACTTGAATATTACAAATGGGGACTGATTTGCGGTTTGGACGTATTCTCAGTCTGTCTCAATTTCCAGAGCTTTTTAAATATCTcctgatttttcttcgatttgtgattt
The nucleotide sequence above comes from Armigeres subalbatus isolate Guangzhou_Male chromosome 3, GZ_Asu_2, whole genome shotgun sequence. Encoded proteins:
- the LOC134227375 gene encoding nucleoside diphosphate kinase 6-like; translated protein: MTGFTLAIFKPHLLKNPVAYGAVQRLIESSGIRIVTRKQVHLTQPEAEQFYQDHRGKFFYGRLISLMTSGPLEVLVLSGDNVISRWRALMGPTKVFKAVYSNPDCIRSMYGLTDTRNASHGSDSVASFLAEAALFFPNLELPPKPATDNCESNCHQQHHHRQNSS